From Pedobacter indicus, a single genomic window includes:
- a CDS encoding bifunctional UDP-N-acetylmuramoyl-tripeptide:D-alanyl-D-alanine ligase/alanine racemase has protein sequence MHTQLYTIDRIADIIADRYRIVRPDDEILHLIYDTRKINDGGRSLFFALKADLDGHAFIEQAYRAGVRNFVVIEGKVDERAYPDANFLFVESTLAALQQLAKYHRTQFDIPVIAITGSNGKTIVKEWLFQLLYPEFNIARSPKSYNSQLGVALSLWQLSAENTLAIIEAGISRVGEMERLQNIIRPTIGVLTNIGTAHSEGFKSNVEKLSEKLFLFKGAEKLILSPKYISVGTTLPENTEVISWGDEEGCDLQIKEINKGTYTQITAIYKGETVDIQITLSDDASIENAISCWTVLLGLGYAPELIKQRMIALFPVEMRLELKNGINNCSIIDDSYSCDVASLIIALNFLQQQNQAGKKTVILSDIPEIKGNKESVYRTVAQLIKINKIDRFIGVGEEISSFRHLFDSDSLFYSSTEGFLAAAANIGFQDEVILLKGARVFSFERISRILTQKTHDTALEINLKALERNLKYYKSRLQPNTKLMVMVKAFSYGSGSFEIANLLQFNQVDYLAVAYPDEGVTLRKSGITLPIMVMNVDTTSFEAVVSHELEPEIFSLTQLTAFVDFLESRDIANYPIHIKLETGMHRLGFEENDLDKLLQFLRERDAIRVASVFSHLAASGSAEHDDFTRLQISTFDRISSVLQEALPYSFIRHLSNTAAIDRWPTASFDMVRLGIGLYGIASADDYQLEPVARLKTRISQIKQIHPEDTVGYNRKGKLLHGGTIATVKIGYADGYNRRFGNGVGRMLVDGKLVPTIGDICMDMCMLDVTGQDVKEGDSVEVFGEVLNLMSLADAIGTIPYELMTGISQRVKRVYFYE, from the coding sequence ATGCATACCCAGCTCTATACCATTGACCGCATTGCGGATATTATTGCCGACCGATATCGAATCGTCCGACCTGATGATGAAATTCTCCATCTGATCTACGATACCAGAAAAATCAATGATGGCGGGCGGTCGCTTTTTTTTGCATTGAAAGCCGATCTGGATGGTCATGCTTTTATCGAGCAAGCCTACCGGGCTGGGGTGAGAAACTTTGTTGTGATAGAAGGGAAGGTTGATGAGCGTGCTTATCCGGATGCAAACTTTCTATTTGTCGAAAGTACTTTGGCTGCCCTACAGCAATTAGCAAAATATCATCGCACACAGTTTGACATTCCTGTAATTGCTATTACAGGAAGTAATGGGAAGACGATTGTGAAAGAATGGTTGTTCCAGCTTTTGTATCCCGAATTCAATATTGCCCGAAGTCCTAAGAGTTATAATTCACAATTAGGGGTGGCTTTGTCTTTATGGCAACTCTCTGCTGAAAATACCTTGGCAATTATTGAAGCAGGTATCAGCCGCGTGGGTGAAATGGAGCGTTTGCAGAATATCATTCGTCCGACGATAGGTGTGTTGACGAACATAGGAACTGCACATAGTGAGGGTTTTAAAAGTAATGTGGAGAAGCTGTCTGAAAAGCTTTTTTTGTTTAAAGGTGCAGAAAAGTTAATCTTATCGCCGAAATATATCAGCGTGGGAACAACCCTCCCTGAGAATACTGAGGTGATTTCATGGGGTGATGAAGAGGGGTGTGATTTGCAGATCAAAGAAATCAACAAAGGCACTTATACGCAAATTACAGCGATATATAAAGGAGAGACGGTTGATATTCAGATCACCCTCAGTGATGATGCTTCAATTGAGAATGCAATCTCTTGTTGGACGGTGCTTCTTGGTTTGGGTTATGCGCCGGAATTGATTAAACAGCGGATGATTGCTTTATTTCCAGTTGAGATGCGACTGGAACTGAAAAATGGGATCAATAACTGTTCGATTATTGATGATTCATATAGCTGCGATGTCGCTTCATTGATAATCGCATTGAATTTTTTGCAGCAGCAAAATCAAGCTGGAAAGAAAACTGTTATTCTCTCAGATATTCCCGAGATCAAAGGTAATAAGGAAAGTGTCTACCGTACGGTTGCTCAGTTGATAAAGATTAATAAAATTGATCGGTTCATTGGCGTGGGCGAGGAGATTTCTTCTTTTCGACATTTATTTGATAGTGACTCGCTGTTTTATTCTTCGACGGAGGGGTTTCTGGCAGCTGCCGCAAACATTGGTTTTCAAGACGAAGTCATTTTACTAAAGGGCGCGCGGGTTTTTTCTTTTGAGAGAATTAGCCGGATTCTTACGCAGAAGACGCATGATACCGCTTTGGAGATCAATTTGAAAGCTTTGGAGAGAAATCTAAAGTATTATAAGTCTAGGTTGCAACCAAACACAAAGTTAATGGTGATGGTGAAGGCTTTTTCCTATGGTAGCGGAAGCTTTGAGATTGCAAATTTATTGCAGTTTAACCAGGTCGACTATCTCGCCGTAGCTTATCCTGATGAAGGGGTCACGTTACGGAAGTCGGGGATCACGCTTCCCATTATGGTAATGAATGTAGATACGACTTCTTTTGAGGCAGTGGTAAGTCATGAATTAGAGCCTGAAATCTTTTCTCTGACGCAGTTGACTGCCTTTGTGGATTTTCTGGAGAGCAGGGATATAGCGAATTACCCCATTCATATTAAATTGGAGACGGGGATGCACCGCCTAGGTTTTGAGGAAAATGACTTAGATAAGCTATTGCAATTTCTAAGAGAACGAGACGCTATTCGGGTTGCCTCGGTTTTTTCTCACCTCGCGGCGTCAGGGAGTGCCGAACATGATGATTTTACACGTTTGCAGATCAGTACGTTTGATAGGATCAGCAGTGTGTTGCAGGAAGCGCTTCCTTATTCGTTTATTCGTCACCTTTCGAATACGGCGGCTATTGATCGCTGGCCGACGGCTAGTTTTGATATGGTTCGTTTGGGAATCGGTCTGTATGGTATTGCTTCCGCTGACGATTATCAGCTTGAGCCGGTTGCGAGATTAAAAACTCGTATTTCTCAAATTAAACAAATCCATCCCGAAGATACGGTTGGCTATAATCGAAAAGGTAAATTGCTGCATGGTGGAACAATTGCCACTGTTAAAATAGGTTATGCAGATGGTTATAACCGACGCTTTGGGAATGGGGTCGGAAGGATGTTAGTTGATGGGAAGTTGGTGCCTACGATAGGTGATATCTGTATGGATATGTGCATGTTGGATGTAACCGGACAAGATGTGAAGGAAGGGGATTCAGTAGAGGTGTTTGGTGAAGTGCTTAATTTAATGAGTCTTGCAGATGCGATTGGTACCATACCTTATGAGCTTATGACAGGAATATCGCAACGTGTAAAGCGAGTATATTTCTATGAGTAG